TTGCATGGGGGTACCCTCAGTCATTGCTGCGGTGGCTGACAATCAGCAGGCGGGTTGTGAAGCGTTAGCGGCCATAGGTGCCCAGCTGTACCTAGGCCGTTGTGAGTCGGTACCAATACAGGCCTGGGTTGCTGCCACTACTTTGTTGTTACAGTCGCACACGGTTGCTCAGACCTTGTCACAAGTGGCGGCAACGGTGGTGGATGGCCAAGGAACTCAGCGAGTTGTGCGTGCGATGTTGCAAGCTGATCCAGGCCGATTGTGCCAACTGCGCTCTGCTACGCTGGATGATGCAGCCAACCTGCATGCCTGGCGGAATCATCCGGATGTGCGCCGTTTTGCCGGCGATGATCGCGACATCCCGTTGATACAACACATGGCCTGGCTCAACCGGCTGTTCGCCGATCCCCAGCGGGTCTTGTTGATCGCAGAGGATGAGGCCGGGCCTGTTGGTGTACTACGTTACGACAGGGAAGATGAAATAGCCATCGTCTCTATTTACTTGGTCCCTGGCCGGATTGGGCAAGGTCTTGGTGCAGGATTGCTGACCGCGGGTGAGCACTGGTTATGTACGCACTGGCCGACGGTGCGTCAAATCAAGGCCGTGGTACGTGCCGACAATCCCCGCTCGGCCCGCTTGTTTGCCGCAGCGGGTTATCAACCTGTCACCCATCATTTACTGAAACAGATCGGAGCCTGACATGTCGAGCCAACCGTTTCTAATCGGCCCGCGCGAAATCGGGCCGCATTGCCCGCCGTTCGTGATTGCCGAAATGTCAGGTAATCACAATCAATCATTGGATCGCGCGTTGGCGATTGTCGATGCCGCGGCTCAGGCTGGCGCCCATGCACTCAAGCTGCAGACTTACACCGCCGATACCATGACCATCGATTGCGATGCGCCCGGTTTTCGCATCGACGACCCGAACAGCCTGTGGGCTGGCCGCACACTGCACTCGTTGTATCACGAAGCCCACACGCCATGGGACTGGCATCAGCCGATCATGGAACGTTGTGCAGCGCAGGGCATGCTCTGTTTCAGTACGCCATTTGATGATACTGCAGTGGACTTTCTGGAATCGCTGGCAGTGCCCTGTTACAAGATTGCCTCGTTCGAAAACACCGATCTGCCGCTGATCTGTAAGGTAGCCAGTACCGGCAAGCCGATGATCATCTCCACCGGCATGGCCAGCGTGGCAGAACTGGATGAGACTGTACGGACGGCCCGTCAGGCGGGTTGCCGGCAATTGGTCCTACTGAAATGCACCAGCACCTATCCTGCTACACCGGCGAACTCCAATGTTCGTACTATTCCACATCTGCGGGAATTGTTTGGGTGTGAGGTGGGCCTGTCCGACCATACCATGGGGGTAGGTGCATCGGTCGCGGCAGTGGCTTTGGGTGCAACGGTAATCGAAAAGCACTTTACCCTGAGACGGGCCGACGGTGGGGTGGATTCGGCTTTTTCACTGGAGCCGGATGAAATGCATTCCCTGGTGGTGGAAACGGAAAGAGCCTGGCAATCGCTGGGGCAGGTGCGTTATGGCGCAGGCGAGGCTGAGCAGA
The sequence above is drawn from the Chitinivorax sp. B genome and encodes:
- the pseI gene encoding pseudaminic acid synthase, with amino-acid sequence MSSQPFLIGPREIGPHCPPFVIAEMSGNHNQSLDRALAIVDAAAQAGAHALKLQTYTADTMTIDCDAPGFRIDDPNSLWAGRTLHSLYHEAHTPWDWHQPIMERCAAQGMLCFSTPFDDTAVDFLESLAVPCYKIASFENTDLPLICKVASTGKPMIISTGMASVAELDETVRTARQAGCRQLVLLKCTSTYPATPANSNVRTIPHLRELFGCEVGLSDHTMGVGASVAAVALGATVIEKHFTLRRADGGVDSAFSLEPDEMHSLVVETERAWQSLGQVRYGAGEAEQKSLAFRRSLYVVTDVVAGMVLTHAHVRAIRPGFGLPPKHLDQVIGRIAKTAIRRGTPLSWDLLG